A stretch of Kaistella flava (ex Peng et al. 2021) DNA encodes these proteins:
- the hflX gene encoding GTPase HflX, translating into MLDKKEHLYEKAVLVGLVTQNQSEEKLVEYMDELEFLALTAGATIDKRFIQKLTQQDPKTFIGSGKAQEIRDYVKSNGIGTVIFDDELSPSQLKNLGKEMEEVKILDRTNLILDIFAQRAQTSYARTQVELAQYQYLLPRLSKMWSHLDKQKGGIGMRGPGETEIETDRRIIRDRITLLKDKLKTIDKQMATQRQNRGKMVRVALVGYTNVGKSTLMNAISKSDVFAEDKLFATLDTTVRKVVIGNLPFLLTDTVGFIRKLPTQLVESFKSTLDEVREADLLIHVVDISHESFEDHINSVNQTLMEINAHQKPMIMVFNKIDAFAYEKKDEDDLTPETRKNISLDEWMKTWMSKSQYPTVFISALHKENFPEMKKMIYDEVLKIHTARFPYNDFLFEYHDEEADESKSEESED; encoded by the coding sequence ATGCTAGACAAAAAAGAACATCTATACGAAAAAGCCGTGTTAGTCGGCTTAGTGACGCAAAATCAAAGTGAGGAAAAGCTGGTCGAATATATGGACGAGCTCGAATTTTTGGCTTTAACAGCAGGAGCAACGATTGACAAAAGATTCATTCAGAAATTGACGCAACAGGATCCCAAAACTTTTATTGGGAGTGGAAAAGCACAGGAAATAAGGGATTATGTAAAATCAAATGGAATCGGAACCGTGATTTTCGATGACGAACTTTCTCCTTCGCAACTGAAGAATCTTGGAAAAGAAATGGAGGAGGTTAAAATCCTGGATAGAACCAATTTGATTCTTGATATTTTTGCTCAAAGAGCGCAAACGTCTTACGCAAGAACTCAGGTAGAACTTGCTCAATATCAATACTTACTTCCAAGATTGAGTAAAATGTGGTCTCACCTTGATAAGCAAAAAGGGGGAATCGGAATGCGTGGTCCTGGGGAAACAGAAATTGAAACCGATAGAAGGATTATTCGAGATAGAATAACTTTATTAAAGGACAAGCTGAAAACCATCGATAAACAGATGGCGACTCAAAGACAGAACCGTGGTAAAATGGTGCGTGTTGCTTTGGTAGGTTATACCAATGTTGGGAAATCTACTTTGATGAACGCCATTTCTAAGTCTGATGTTTTTGCTGAAGATAAATTATTTGCAACTTTAGATACGACTGTCAGAAAAGTGGTGATTGGGAATTTGCCATTCTTATTAACGGATACGGTTGGGTTTATTAGAAAACTACCGACGCAATTGGTAGAGAGTTTTAAATCAACTTTGGATGAAGTTCGGGAAGCAGATTTATTGATTCATGTTGTAGATATTTCGCACGAAAGTTTCGAAGATCACATCAATTCGGTAAATCAAACTTTAATGGAAATTAATGCGCATCAAAAACCGATGATCATGGTTTTCAATAAAATTGATGCCTTCGCTTACGAGAAAAAAGACGAGGACGATTTAACACCGGAAACAAGAAAAAATATTTCTCTTGATGAATGGATGAAAACCTGGATGTCGAAATCACAATATCCAACGGTATTTATTTCTGCTTTACACAAAGAGAATTTCCCGGAAATGAAGAAAATGATTTACGACGAGGTTCTGAAAATTCA
- a CDS encoding META domain-containing protein encodes MKKIVAGFIAIFGLLLLANCTTQTNVSQNVKRDWMLVEFQGFTKDSMMSNKAHLNLSDQKEPGKFSANMGCNNMFGSAVFNANGTVKFSQIGSTMMFCDKAMDLESTFAKALPTMTSYKIDGHYLTLSNASGKKMKFVAADWD; translated from the coding sequence ATGAAAAAAATAGTAGCTGGCTTCATCGCCATTTTCGGTCTTTTGTTATTGGCAAATTGCACGACTCAAACCAACGTTTCTCAAAATGTAAAAAGAGATTGGATGTTGGTTGAATTTCAGGGTTTTACAAAAGATTCAATGATGAGTAATAAAGCACATCTTAATTTATCTGATCAAAAAGAACCAGGGAAATTTTCGGCAAATATGGGCTGTAACAATATGTTTGGTTCCGCAGTTTTTAACGCAAACGGAACGGTGAAATTTTCACAAATTGGAAGCACCATGATGTTTTGTGATAAAGCAATGGATTTAGAATCCACTTTTGCGAAAGCACTTCCAACAATGACCAGTTATAAAATCGATGGTCATTACTTAACTTTAAGTAACGCAAGCGGAAAGAAAATGAAATTTGTCGCTGCTGATTGGGATTAA